In bacterium, the DNA window TCAGTGCCTCTTCCCCGCTTCGGGCAATAGACACATTATAACCTTCGGATTCAAGCAGAAGTCTCAGAAGATAGATAATCTCAAGATCGTTATCTACTATTAATATTCTCTTTTCCATCGCTTGGCAGAGTAACTGTTATTTTAAATGTCCCCATCTTTCGGACACGGGCCACCATACAAAAAAAGCCTTTCCGAGGATGTTATCTCTCGGCACAAATCCCCAATACCTGCTGTCCTTGCTGTTATCGCTGTTGTCGCCGAGAACATAATACATGTCTTCGGGTATTTGCACTGCGCGTCCCATTTGTCCGTATTCCCCGTCAAAATCAGAAAAATCAGTGTTTCTGTAATAAATATCTTTAAGATTTGCGGGTTTGGGCGCGATTTTGCCGTCTATATATATATCCCCGTCTTTAATTTCAATTGTTTCCCCGGGAAGCCCTATAACCCTCTTTATATAATCCTTATGCTGGTCAAGCCCTATTATGTTTCTTGTCTGAAAAACAACTATGTCCCATCTCGCGGGTTCTTTTACAGGAACTATCACAGGAGAATATTTTAACTGCAAAGGGACAGGCTGCCTTTCTTTATCATAAGCGATCCACGGCAATCTTAACCCAAAAATAATTTTGTTAACAAAAATCCTGTCTCCATTATCATAGGATCCGTGAAGTGTCGGCTCCATGGAACCGGTCGGAATCTTAAAAGGCTGTAAAAATAATCCGCGGACTATCAAAGCAAGTATGCCCGCCCATAAAAGAGACTCGATAAATTCCCTGAAAGCCCCTTTTTTATATCTCTTCAATTCGTCCTCAAGCAGTAATATCTTCTGTAATGCGGCGTCAATGTCCTGCCTGCCTTTCAATGCCTGCCTGACTTCAGACATGGTTTTTATGGCGCTCAGATACCAGTCTCTGCCTTTTTCCCTCTTTGCTCTTTTTATAAGTTCTTTGACCGATTTATAAGCCTTTTTTGAATCCCGATATTTTTTCATCTCTGTTATTTTTTTCACGGTATCTCCTTTGTATTAATCGTTTTTCAGCACGGCGGTAAACGCTCTTTGGGGAATATTGACTTTCCCGACCAGCTTCATCCTTTTTTTGCCTTCCTTTTGTTTTTCAAGCAATTTTCTCTTCCTGGTTATATCACCGCCGTAGCATTTCGCAATCACATCTTTCCTTAGCGCTTTTATGTTGCTCCTGGCAATTACTTTGCCCCCCACAGATGCCTGCAACGGTATCTGGAAAAGATGCTGGGGTATAAGGTCCTTCAATTTTTCAGTTATCTGCCTTCCCTTTGTCTCAGCTTTAGACGAATGCACAAGCGTCGAAAAAGCGTCAACCGGCTCTCCGTTAACAAGAATCTCAAGTTTAACTATATTTGATGTCTTATATCTGTCAAATTCATAATCCATGGAACCGAAACCTCTTGTCGCAGATTTTATCTTATCATGAAAATCGATTATAATCTCATTCATGGGCATATCAAAGGTCATCAGCACCCTCCGCTGATCAAGTGTCTCTGTCTGCAGCAAATCCCCTCTTCTATCCCTGCAGATCTGAATGATAGACCCCAGTGATTCAGTCGGGCATATCACAAACATTTTCACGAACGGTTCCTCAATATTATCTATCTCGTTCACAGGAGGCAACTTTAACGGATTATCTATGGATATCTGTTCGCCGTTTTTCAGGTTAATCCTGTATATAACGCTCGGATGGGTCATTACAATATCCAGGTCATATTCTCTCTCTATCCTTTCCTGGAATATTTCCATGTGCAGCAGACCGAGAAATCCGCATCTGAAACCGAAACCGAGCGCTGCTGAATTTTCAGGTTCAAACTTCAGGGAAGCGTCATTTAAAGAAAATTTTTCAAGAACGCTTTTCAAATCCGGATAATCCGCGCTGTTTGAAGGATAAACTCCGCTGTAAACCATGGGATGGATCTGTTTAAATCCCGGGACCGCTTCCGAAACAGGGTCCTTCTCGCTTGTGATAGTGTCGCCGATGATAATATCCGAAGCATCCTTGATATTAGAGATGATATAGCCAACCTCTCCGCATACAAGTTCGCTGACAGGTGTCGCCTTAGGTTTAAAGATACCTACCTCCACGACTTCAAATATCTTATTCCTCCCCATTAAAAAAATCTTCATGCCTTTGCCTACTTTTCCGCCAAACACTCTTACATGCAGTATAACGCCGCGAAAAGAGTTATATACCGAATCAAATATAAGCGCTTTTAATTTGTTTTCGGCCGGAACGGCGGGCGGGTCAATCCGGCCGATAATCCTGTCCAGGAGCTCTTTTATCCCGCTGCCCGTCTTTGCGCTCGTCAGAACCGCGTCATCGGCCGGGATCTGCAGGATATCTTCGATCTGGTGTTTAACGCTTTCCACATCCGCGTTAGGCAAATCAACTTTGTTGATAACAGGAATTATTTTTAAACCGTAGCTGGATGCAAGATGTATATTAGCAACTGTCTGAGCTTCCACTCCCTGAGAAGCGTCCACAAGCAAAAGCGCGCCTTCACAGGAAGCAAGGCTTCTTGAAACTTCGTGAGCGAAATCAACATGGCCGGGGGTATCGATGATATTAAGCATATATGTCTGCCCGTCGTCAGCTTTATAATCAATCCGGACAGGATGAGCCTTAATGGTTATGCCCCTTTCCCGCTCTAAATCCATGTCATCAAGCACCTGTTCACGGAATTCACGCTTATCAATAGAACCTGTTATTTCCAGCATTCTGTCGGCAAGAGTTGATTTGCCGTGGTCTATATGGGCAATGATAGAAAAATTTCTTATATTTTCAATTTTCATATTTCTGCAAAGCATCTCTGAATTGTCGCACTGTGGAAGTAATATCGGGCGTTCTGAAAATTGAAGTTCCCGCGACGATAATATTTATACCGGCTTTTACGGCGTTTACCGCGGTTTCCAGCGTTATTCCTCCGTCAATCTCCAATTCGGTTTCTAAATTATTCTCATCTATAAGCTTTTTCGCCGCTCTTACTTTATCCAGGACTGATCCAATGAATTTTTGTCCGCCGAAACCGGGATTAACCGACATGAAAAGAACAAGATCAACCTTATCAACAATATTTTCAATCTCGCAAAAAGGAGTGGGAGGGTTAATGGAAACGCCGCATTTCACTCCCAGAGACCTGATTTTCCTGATGATCTTTTCGGGATCCTTTTCGGCTTCTATATGGAATGTAATCAGATCAGAACCGGCTTCGGCAAAAACAGGCGCGTATTTAAGAGGCTCTGCTATCATAAGGTGGACATCCAGGAAAAGTCCGGTCGTATTCCTTATAGATCTGACTATATCCGGCCCGAAAGTTATGTTTGGAACAAAATGGCCGTCCATCACATCTATATGAAGCATGTCAACACCTGCATCTTCAGCCTTTTTCACCTCCTCGGACATTTTTCCGAAATCAGCTGCCAGCAAAGACGGGGCAATTTTAATCAAATCTATCCTCCCTGTTAAGTAATGGCTTATAACTTTTTTAATATTTTTTCTATTTTCGACGGTTTATCAATTAATCCTATCCCTGAAATACCGATATTTTCAGGAGTAAAGTAATCCGCGGCTATTCTCCGGATATCGGCGGCGGCAACAGACTGGACTTTGGCTATCACTTCATCATACGGAATTATACGGTCCAGCAGGATTAAGCTTTCACCCGCTCTGTACATCTGGGATGTCGTTCTTTCCATCGCAAGCATAAACTGACCGATATAATATTCCTTCGCCCTTTCAATTTCTTCAGATGAAACTTTTGACGACCTGATTTTATTGAGCTCTCTCATTATAAGCGAAACGGCCTGTTCAACCCTTCCGGCGTCAAAACCGCCCGAAATAGTAAAACAGCCGGAATCCTTATAATATTCAACGGCGGAAGATATATTATAGGATAATCCATACTTCTCCCTTATAGATTGAAAAAGCCTTGAACTCATATTTTCGCCGAGTATCACGCTCAGGATATTAAACGCATATTTATCCTTATGCCCTCTTTCAACCGTTTTAACGCCCAGGGCAAGATGTACTTGTTCCGTTTTCTTGTTTAAAAATATATTTCTCCTGTTGAGCGGTTTTTGTTCATAGCCCAAAAACCCGGGAGCCGGTTTTCCCGGAAGATTTCTGACCCATTTTTCAGACTCTTTCACTACTGTATCATGCTTGATATTGCCGGCAACAGAGATAACTGTATTGGAAGTGGTATAATTAGCGTTCATATATCTTAAAATATCATCCCTGGTTATAGATGAAACCGTATCAACGGAACCTATCAAAGGCTTCCCCAGAGGATGTCCCTCCCATATAATGGATTTTATTAAATCATGAATATGCTGATCCGGCATATCATGATACATATTTATTTCTTCTTTTATTACACCCCTCTCCCTTTCTATTTCCCTGGGATCGAAAATAGAATTTATATATATGTCAAATAATATCTCGGAGGCGGTATGAAAGTATTTACTGGATACTTTTGCCATATAGAACGTATATTCCTCTGAAGTATAGGCATTTAATATGCCGCCTACCCCTTCAATAGCCTCGGATATTTTTCTGCATGTCCTGTGGGTTGTCCCTTTAAAAAGCAAGTGCTCGAGGAAGTGCGAGATCCCCGATTGGCGTTCGGCCTCATATCTTCCTCCCGTTGCGACCCAGATGCCCATCGAAACGGAATGCATATGCTTCATCTCGGTGGTCACTATTCTTATGCCGTTGGAAAGTTTAGTTATCTTAATTTTGTTATTCATTCTTTTTCCTGACTAAGTCCCCCGGGCGGGCGCAACTCTTAAACCTGACTTTCACTTTCATTCCGGGATTCGCTTCTTTCAAAACCCCGCCGTCCAGGTCAAACATCAGGCTTATCGTTTCTTCCCTGTCACATCCGATATCCGGACCTATCACCTCAACCGAATCACCTTTCCTGATCTTATTCCTCACTTCTAATATAACGGTGCCTTTCAACGACTTTTCTACAATTCCCAAAAAATCATATTTTCTTTCGTACGCGGACGTGCCGGCAATCTGCATATCCGAATCGGAACCTCTGCCAACATAGAAACCAGTAGTATATTTCCTGTGGCTTATTTTTTCAAGTTCTTCGATTGTTTTTTTCGGCGCTCTCTTTTTCCCCGCATAACAGCAATCCACGGCATTTCTGTAAGCGCGGACAACACAGGCTATATAATACAGGCTTTTCATTCTTCCTTCTATCTTAATGGCGTCTACGCCCGCTTCCGCGATTTCCGTAATATAATCAACCATATTTAAGTCTTTCGAATTTAAAATATACGAACCGCGGGCGGAAGATTCAATCTGAAAATATTCGCCCGGCCGTTTTTCTTCAACCAGATAATATTTCCACCTGCAAGGATGGGTGCACTTCCCTTCATTTGCGCTTCTGCCCGTCATCACAGAACTTAACAGGCACCTGCCCGAATAAGAAACACACATCGCCCCGTGGCAAAAAATTTCCAGCTCCATATCCGGGACTGCTTTCTTTATCATGCGAATATCCCTTAAGGCGACTTCCCTTCCCAATATTATCCGGTCGACACCCGATCCCTTCCAGAATAACACCGACGAGGAGTTTAATGTGTTGGCCTGTGTGCTTAAATGGATCTTTACTCCGCGACATAAGAGGTTGCGCGCAATTTTTATCATTCCGGGGTCCGAAACAATGATGGCATCCGGTTTTATAACGTTGATCTTTTTTATCGCAGTTTCGGCTTTCTTTAAATCAGACTCTTTAAGATAAGCGTTCATGGCAATATATAATTTTTTGCCGGCTTTCCTTGCTTCTTTTGAAATGGTCTCCGCATCGCGGAAATTAAGCTCTTCGGCATATGCGCGCAGGCTCATTCCCGGATAGCCTATATAAACGGCGTCAGCCCCGTAAAGAAAAGCTGTTTTGAGTTTTTCAATGTTTCCGGCGGGAGCTACCAATTCTATTTTATGTTTTTTTTTCATTTGCGCAGGGTTTCCGCAGAAAATCACATCTGTCTGCTATTCTCAAGATGGTCCAGAAAATTTTGCAGCATGATCTGGGCTGCGAGGGAATCTACTTTTTCTTTTCTTTTTTTTCTCGTTATATTCGCGGATATCAATATCCTCTGCGCAGAAACAGTGGTCAACCTTTCATCCCAGAGATTGACATTTATGTTCAATTCTTTATTAATCTTTTCGGCGAGGTCTTTAACTTTTCTGCTTCCGGGACTGTCTTTGCCGGACATGTTAACCGGATTACCTATAACAATAGATGTAATTCCTTTATTTTCAATTAGTTGCGCTAAATGATTAATAAATTGGTCTATGTCTGTGAAATGGACAAAACCCAATCCCTGAGCCGTAATATTCAAATCATCGCTAACGGCGAGTCCGACCCTTTTATGCCCGAAATCTACACCTAAAAACTTCATAGATATTCTGTCTTCCCTTTTTTCTGTATCAAACTTACAATTTTTTTCACTTCCGGCGCGCTATCCGCCGGACATACCATAACCGCATCCTCTGTTTTTACCGCTATAACACCATGCATATCCGCCATTCCCAAGGCTCCCTTATCGGATATTGCCACACAATCCCTGCAATTGGACATAAATACATCACCCGATATATAATTGCCCGAGGGATCCGGCTTTATAAACCTTTTGAGGCTGGCCCATGTCCCGAGGTCATCCCAGCCGAAATCACCCTCAACCATCGCGATATTCCGCGATTTCTCCATAAGGGCATAGTCTATGGAATCTTTCACCATTCCCGGATATTCCCTGTTCATCACTTTTCTTATAGAATGTCCGGCGTTCAGGAAAAGAGACATGCTCTTCCTGTATTGGGGAGCATGCCTGATAAACTCATCGATAAACACATCAGCCCTCCATATAAACATCCCGCTGTTCCATTTTAATCCGCTTTTCAGATATCTCTTTGCAGCCTGAAGAGAAGGTTTCTCTTTGAATTTTTTTACGGGGAATATCCTGATTTTGTTTTTATTGCATAACTTTTTTCCATATTCTATATAGCCATATTCAGTGCTCGGATAATATGGAGTTATTCCCACTGTAACCAGTTTCTTTTCCCTGGACGCAAAACCGGATGCTTCTTTCAGTGTTTCCAGATAAACGGCCTCGTCGGAAATATAACTGTCCGCGGGAAGCATCAATATCACGGCATCTTTCATTTTCCGAAAAATAATAGCCGCGGCCAGGGCGGCGCACGGGGCGGTATTCCGTCCGACAGGCTCGGCGATTATATTCCCGCCGGGGATATCCTTAAGCTGTTTCTTCGCCGGGGCAAGCTGTTTGGCGCCTGTAATAACAAAAATATTTTGAGGCCTGACAAGTTTTTTAATCCTGGAAACGGAAAGCTGCGCAAGTGTTTTTTGCCCGTAAACCGCAAGGAATTGCTTGGGTGTCGATTCTCTGCTGCGCGGCCAGAACCTCTCCCCTTTTCCCCCGGCCATTAATACCGCATATATTTTCTTATTCATTCCTGCCTACATAAGCCCTTTTGTCAGTGATGCAATATATTTTTTCATTACTTTTCCAATATTCGCCGAGTTAATATTATCCTCAATCTTTTTCACAGCGGCGCTTCCCACGACAACCGCATCACAATACCCGGATACTTCCTTTACCTGCCCGGGAGTAGAGATGCCGAAACCGACAGCGACAGGTAATTTCGTATGCTTTTTTATCTTTTTCACCATAGACGGAGCATCCCCGCTTAAATCCTTCCTCGCGCCTGTAACCCCTGTTCTCGAGACACAATATATAAAACCCGAAGAAACCCTGACAATATCCCTTATTCTGTTTTCGGGAGTAGTCGGGGTTATCAGAAATATTGTTTTGATATTATTTTTTGACGCCAATAAAACATATTCCTCCGCTTCCTCATGGGGAAGGTCCAATATCAGCACTCCGTCCACCCCGTTTTTGCCGCAATCAAAAATAAATCTTTTTAATCCATAATTTAAGACGGGATTATAATACGTAAAAAGGACCAAAGGGATATCTATTTTCCCCTTCCTGATCCTTTTCACAAGATTTAAAACATCTCTCACGGAGGTATGCCGCTTTAAGGATCTTGAAGAAGCTCTCTGTATGGTAGGCCCGTCGGCCAGCGGATCGGAAAAAGGTATCCCGAGTTCAAGTATATCGACTCCGGCTTTTTCAACCTGGGAAATAATTTTGAAAGAATCGGACATATCGGGATCGCCGGCGGTCAGGTAAAGGATAAACCCCTTCCCTGAAGTTTTTCTGAGTTCAGCAAATTTTTTATCTATTCTGTTCATGATAATCAAGATATGTAATCGCCCACAACCTGCACGTCCTTATCGCCTCTGCCTGACAGGTTGATTATTATCAGTTTGTTTCTGCCCAGCTTTTTACGGTTTTTCATTACATACGCTACCGCATGAGCGCTTTCAAGCGCAGGGATTATACCCTCGTTTTTACATAAAAAAATAAAAGCATTCACCGCATCTTTGTCGGAAACCGCATCGTATTGGATTCTGCCTTTTTCAAAAAGGTAACTGTGTTCGGGCCCCACACCCGCATAATCCAGGCCGGCTGAGATGGAATGCGTGGTGGATATCTGCCCATTTTCATCCTGCAGGACATAAGATTTAGAACCGTGCAGAACTCCTATCCGCCCCCCTTTAAAACGAGCGGCGTGCTTTCCTGTTTTAATACCCAGTCCACCGGCTTCGACACCTATAAATTTAACTTTTTTATCTTTCAGAAAATTATAGAATAAGCCTATGGAGTTGCTGCCCCCGCCGACACAGGCGACCAGATAATCGGGAAGCCTTCCCTCTTTCTTCAAAATCTGACTTTTAGCTTCCACACCGATAATCTTCTGAAAATCCCTTACAATCATAGGATAAGGGTGCGGGCCGCCGACAGAACCCAGGATATAATGAGTATGGCGCACATTCGTTACCCAATCCCTGATTGCCTCATTCATTGCATCCTTCAGCGTTCTGCTCCCCGATTTAACGCTGATAACATTAGCTCCCAGAAGGTTCATCCTGAATACATTGAGGTTCTGCCTGTGAATATCCTCTTCTCCCATATATATCTCGCATTTTATGCCGAACATTGCGGAAACGGTGGCAGCGGCGACACCATGCTGTCCCGCCCCTGTTTCCGCTATTATCCGTTTCTTCCCCATCCTTCTGGCAAGAAGTATCTGTCCGATAGTGTTATTGATTTTATGGGCTCCCGTATGAAGCAGATCTTCCCTCTTAAGATAAATCTTATGCCCGAGTTTCCGCGATAACCTTTCCGCATAGTAAAGAGGCGTAGGCCTGCCGGCATATTCATGAAGATAATAATTCAACTCGTCCTTAAATGATTTTTCTTTTATGCATTTCCTGTAACATATCTCAAGCTCGGCGAGCGCATTCATTAACGTTTCAGGCACAAACTTGCCGCCGAATTTTCCGAACATTCCTCTTTTATCGGGATTCATTGTTGAAATTTCCTTCTTTAAAATATTAGCGCTTTTTTCGCAAGATTAATGAAATCCTTCATTTTAGCGTGATCTTTTATCCCTGGAGATTTTTCAATCCCGCTGGATACATCCACGGCGTCAGGCTTAACCGTCATCAAAGCCCCTATAAGATTTCCTATTTTAAGGCCCCCTGACAGGATAACAGCTTTGTTCTCCCTTCTTAGAGAAGATACTATATGCCAGTCAAATGCATGTCCTGTCCCGCCCCTTTTATTCTTATCGTAAGCATCCAGGAGTATGAAATCAGTCGCGGAATATTTTTCTATCTCCTGAATATCATCTTTACCTGAAACCCTGAAGGCTTTGATTATCTTGCGCCCGAAATTACCGCAGAACTCCGGTGTCTCATCGCCGTGAAACTGAAGATAATCGAGATCACAAAAATCCGCAATCCGCCGTATTTCCCTCTCATCTTCATTTACAAACACACCCACAGTTGTGACAAATGGAGGTAAAGACCTGATAATTTTTCTTGCTTCGTCCGGTTTTATTTTTCTCGGGCTGTCTGCGAAAACAAAACCGAGCGCATCGGCCCCGTAAGCGCACGCCGCATCCGCGTCTTCAAAATTTGTAATCCCGCAGATTTTGACTCTTATCATAACCAACCCTTTAATGTTTTGAAATTTTAAACGCTTTTATCATCGCCTTCTTATCTTTTTCCTTCATAAGGGATTCCCCGACCAGTACAGCGTCAGCCCCCGCGTTAGCGACGCGCATTACATCCGATTTTGAAGAAAAACCGCTTTCGGATATTTTTATGATGCCTTCCGGGATTTCAGGCAAAAGTTTTTCCGATGTTCCGATATCTATCTTAAAATCGTTCAGGTTCCTGTTGTTTATACCGATGATTTTTATCCCGTTGATGCCAATAACATTATTCAGCTCATATTCGTCATGGACTTCAACGATTACATCAAGATACAGATTAAACGATATGTCCAGCATCTCTTTAATTTTATCTTTCGAAACGGCTTTTGCTATTAAAAGCACGGCATCAGCCCCGGCAGCCTTGCTCTCATAAAGCTGATAAGTGTCTATAATAAAATCCTTCCTTAACACAGGCAGTTTAGTATTAACCTTTATATTGACCATGTCGTCCAGAGAACCTTTAAAATATTTTTCATCTGTCAACACCGATATCGCATCAGCTCCGCCCTCTTCATACTGGGAAACAATGGAAACAGGGTCATAGGAATCGACTATATCGCCTTTTGAAGGTGAGGCTTTTTTTAATTCTGCGACGACGGATATAAAATCATCCTGATTTATCGCGGCGGCAAACGGCCTGGTCAAAGGCGCCATTTCGCATTTATCTTTCAGGATCTCCAGAGGTAATTTCTTTTTTCTTTCTTTAATTTCCTGTTCCTTATATTTTAATATTTCTTCAAGTATCATAAGCCGTTTATCCCCTGTTGGTAAAAGCAATCAATGATTTAAGTTTATTATACGCCCTGCCCGAATCAATGGATTCAACCGCCATGGATATCGATTCATCCATATCCTTCCCTTTCCCCGCGCACATTATAGCCGCGCCCGCATTTAATAATACAATATCCCTGGGCGCCGATTTTTCACCTTTGAGCACAGATAAAAGTATACGCGTGTTGTAATCCGCGTCTCCTCCTTTTATATCATTTACGGAAGCTGTTTTGAAACCGTAATCTCCCGGATTTATTTCGTAATCTTTTACTTTCCCGTTGTTCAGTTCCGAAACAAATGTCCTGTCCGTAATTGTAATCTCGTCTATGCCGTCCATGCCGTGGACCACCATCGCCCTTCTTGTGCCTAATTTGTTCAAAACTTCGGCTAAAATACGAGTGTATTGCCTGTTAAAAACACCTATGAGCTGATATTCGGCCGATGCGGGATTTGTAATAGGCCCGAGTATATTAAAAATTGTCCTTGTCTTCAGTTCTTTCCTGGGGCCGGTCGCAAACCGCATGGCAGGATGAAATGACGGGGCAAACAAAAAACCTATACCGACCTTGTCAATACAATCTGCAACCCCGGTTTCGTCAATGTTTACATTTACTCCCGCTTTCAGTAAAACATCCGCGCTCCCGCATTTGCTTGAAACAGCCTTATTGCCGTGTTTCGCGACCTTAATACCGGCCCCCGCGGCAACAAAAGCGGTTACTGTTGATATGTTAAACGTATCGGCCCCGTCGCCGCCGGTCCCGCATGTATCCAGCACATCATCTGTTATGTTTATTTTTTTCGCCTCTTTTCTCATGGCCAGCGCGCTGCCGGTAATCTCATCAATACTCTCGCCTTTCATTTTCAAGGCAATCAGGTAACCGGCTATCTGGGAAGGCAAAACGCTGCCGTGCATGATCTGGCTCATCACATCAAATGATTCTTCAACGGTCAGGTTCTGCTTCTCCGCAATTTTCGAAATAGCTTCTGTTATATCCATATATTATAATCCCAATAATGATTTTACTTCGGGAAGCGCCTTTAACCCCGCTTCCTTTCCGTGTTCTATTATGTCTTTCATCCTGAAATAACCCATCGGCGGAACATTGCTGACATCGGGATATATCACATAATCGGGTTTATCTTTTTTAAGCCTGAGAGCGGCTATATTATCCTCCATAATATATATTGAATTTATTACAACATCAAACATATTAATATTGTCTTTTTCCGCCTGATCCTCCGCCGAAGCTTCGTCTTTTATATTTGAAAGGAAATCATCGACTTTATTTTTAACATCCTCAGGCGAAGGGATAACCCCGTTTTTCCTGCTCCGGTTTATCACAATCTCCTTATTGTAATTTTTGACTTCGGTATTGACTTTGACTCCTATCGCAATGATATCTTTATCAATCGACTTCAGAATAGAAACAGGGACAGGGTTCATTATGCTCCCGTCCACAAGGTGCTTTCCGTCAATTTTTACCGGAATAAATACGCCCGGAATGGAGATACTCGCTCTTACGGCCTGAATCAGGTTTCCCCGGGACAGTATAACTTCCTCGCCGGAAAGAATATCGGCGGCAACGACCGCAAGAGGTATATCCAGATCTTCAAATGTTTTATTGCCCAGAAAATAAAAAAGGAATTTCTCAATATTATATCCGCTTATCAAACCCAGCCGCGAAGGCTTCGGCATGAAAAGACTTATTATCTGTTTCTTATCCAGAGAAAGAAGCAGCTCCTCAAATTCTTTCATCGGAAAAGAAGAACAGTATACGGCGCCGATCAATGCCCCGATACTTGTTCCGCAAACACAATCAAATCTTATGCCGTTTTCTTCGAATACCCTGAGGACCCCTATATGAGAAAGACCTTTTGCGGCGCCGCTCCCGAGAGCTATTCCTATCTTTTTCTTTTTTTTCTTTAAAAAAAACACCCTGCCGCCCTTATATAATGCCGGAAAAACCGGCTGTTTTTAAAGTTTCAGGAAATTATTGATTATTTTTTTTCCTTCTTTGGTCAATACCGATTCCGGATGGAACTGGACGCCCCATACCGGAAATTTCCTGTGTTTTACGGCCATTATTTCCTTTTCTTTTGTTACGGCGGTAATATCCAGGCAATCAGGAACGCTGTCCTTCCCGATTACAAGGGAATGATATCTTGTGGCGATAAACGGGTTCTCCACATTTTCGAAAATATCTTTGCCGTTATGATAAATCATCGAAGTTTTACCGTGCATGAGTTTATCCGCCCTAACTATTTTTCCCCCAAAGGCCTCCCCTATACATTGATGGCCCAGGCATACTCCGAGAATAGGTTTTTTACCCGACATTTTTCTTATCAGCTCAACGGAAATGCCCGCTTCACGGGGGGTGCATGGTCCGGGCGAAATAATCAGCTTCTCAAACTTTATCTTTTCAACGTCTTCTACGGAAATCTTATCGTTGCGGTATACAAGCGGAGTATAACCCAATTCTCCTATATACTGGACGATGTTATATGTAAAGGAATCGTAATTATCTATCAATAAAATCATACTGTTCTCCGGATTAGTTTTTAAACATTTCAGCCAATTCCACGGCTTTTACCATAGCTTTCGCTTTATTAACGGTTTCAAAAAATTCTTTTTCAGGGACCGAATCCGCGACAATCCCCGCCCCCGCCTGAATAAACGCTTTTTTCCCCTTAACAACCATTGTCCTTATGGCAATGGCAGAATCCAGGTTTCCCGAAAA includes these proteins:
- a CDS encoding insulinase family protein, with the protein product MNNKIKITKLSNGIRIVTTEMKHMHSVSMGIWVATGGRYEAERQSGISHFLEHLLFKGTTHRTCRKISEAIEGVGGILNAYTSEEYTFYMAKVSSKYFHTASEILFDIYINSIFDPREIERERGVIKEEINMYHDMPDQHIHDLIKSIIWEGHPLGKPLIGSVDTVSSITRDDILRYMNANYTTSNTVISVAGNIKHDTVVKESEKWVRNLPGKPAPGFLGYEQKPLNRRNIFLNKKTEQVHLALGVKTVERGHKDKYAFNILSVILGENMSSRLFQSIREKYGLSYNISSAVEYYKDSGCFTISGGFDAGRVEQAVSLIMRELNKIRSSKVSSEEIERAKEYYIGQFMLAMERTTSQMYRAGESLILLDRIIPYDEVIAKVQSVAAADIRRIAADYFTPENIGISGIGLIDKPSKIEKILKKL
- the ruvX gene encoding Holliday junction resolvase RuvX is translated as MKFLGVDFGHKRVGLAVSDDLNITAQGLGFVHFTDIDQFINHLAQLIENKGITSIVIGNPVNMSGKDSPGSRKVKDLAEKINKELNINVNLWDERLTTVSAQRILISANITRKKRKEKVDSLAAQIMLQNFLDHLENSRQM
- the lepA gene encoding translation elongation factor 4 gives rise to the protein MLCRNMKIENIRNFSIIAHIDHGKSTLADRMLEITGSIDKREFREQVLDDMDLERERGITIKAHPVRIDYKADDGQTYMLNIIDTPGHVDFAHEVSRSLASCEGALLLVDASQGVEAQTVANIHLASSYGLKIIPVINKVDLPNADVESVKHQIEDILQIPADDAVLTSAKTGSGIKELLDRIIGRIDPPAVPAENKLKALIFDSVYNSFRGVILHVRVFGGKVGKGMKIFLMGRNKIFEVVEVGIFKPKATPVSELVCGEVGYIISNIKDASDIIIGDTITSEKDPVSEAVPGFKQIHPMVYSGVYPSNSADYPDLKSVLEKFSLNDASLKFEPENSAALGFGFRCGFLGLLHMEIFQERIEREYDLDIVMTHPSVIYRINLKNGEQISIDNPLKLPPVNEIDNIEEPFVKMFVICPTESLGSIIQICRDRRGDLLQTETLDQRRVLMTFDMPMNEIIIDFHDKIKSATRGFGSMDYEFDRYKTSNIVKLEILVNGEPVDAFSTLVHSSKAETKGRQITEKLKDLIPQHLFQIPLQASVGGKVIARSNIKALRKDVIAKCYGGDITRKRKLLEKQKEGKKRMKLVGKVNIPQRAFTAVLKND
- a CDS encoding U32 family peptidase, yielding MKKKHKIELVAPAGNIEKLKTAFLYGADAVYIGYPGMSLRAYAEELNFRDAETISKEARKAGKKLYIAMNAYLKESDLKKAETAIKKINVIKPDAIIVSDPGMIKIARNLLCRGVKIHLSTQANTLNSSSVLFWKGSGVDRIILGREVALRDIRMIKKAVPDMELEIFCHGAMCVSYSGRCLLSSVMTGRSANEGKCTHPCRWKYYLVEEKRPGEYFQIESSARGSYILNSKDLNMVDYITEIAEAGVDAIKIEGRMKSLYYIACVVRAYRNAVDCCYAGKKRAPKKTIEELEKISHRKYTTGFYVGRGSDSDMQIAGTSAYERKYDFLGIVEKSLKGTVILEVRNKIRKGDSVEVIGPDIGCDREETISLMFDLDGGVLKEANPGMKVKVRFKSCARPGDLVRKKNE
- the rpe gene encoding ribulose-phosphate 3-epimerase; amino-acid sequence: MIKIAPSLLAADFGKMSEEVKKAEDAGVDMLHIDVMDGHFVPNITFGPDIVRSIRNTTGLFLDVHLMIAEPLKYAPVFAEAGSDLITFHIEAEKDPEKIIRKIRSLGVKCGVSINPPTPFCEIENIVDKVDLVLFMSVNPGFGGQKFIGSVLDKVRAAKKLIDENNLETELEIDGGITLETAVNAVKAGINIIVAGTSIFRTPDITSTVRQFRDALQKYEN
- the lepB gene encoding signal peptidase I; this translates as MKKITEMKKYRDSKKAYKSVKELIKRAKREKGRDWYLSAIKTMSEVRQALKGRQDIDAALQKILLLEDELKRYKKGAFREFIESLLWAGILALIVRGLFLQPFKIPTGSMEPTLHGSYDNGDRIFVNKIIFGLRLPWIAYDKERQPVPLQLKYSPVIVPVKEPARWDIVVFQTRNIIGLDQHKDYIKRVIGLPGETIEIKDGDIYIDGKIAPKPANLKDIYYRNTDFSDFDGEYGQMGRAVQIPEDMYYVLGDNSDNSKDSRYWGFVPRDNILGKAFFVWWPVSERWGHLK